From the genome of Papaver somniferum cultivar HN1 chromosome 2, ASM357369v1, whole genome shotgun sequence, one region includes:
- the LOC113348297 gene encoding coiled-coil domain-containing protein 9-like, with protein MASFCLSSLSPLSSASTSTRMTAASTSSSSSSSSNFNLCEHLSSGYRLSSIVSRRQQPLKSHRRKSQVVCMAPEEEKMTRRSPLDFPIEWERPRPGRRPDIFPQFSPMKTPLPPPLPADPPEEDEEDEEKKEEEEGEEGEENGEEEPEKQSRMQHFMKEWWP; from the exons ATGGCGTCTTTTTGCCTCTCATCATTATCACCTCTTTCTTCAGCTTCAACTTCCACAAGAATGACGGCTGCatcaacttcatcatcatcatcatcatcaagtaatTTTAATCTTTGCGAACATCTATCAAGTGGTTATAGATTGAGTTCGATAGTTTCACGCAGACAACAGCCATTGAAATCTCATAGAAGAAAATCGCAAGTTGTATGTATGGCTcctgaagaagaaaagatgactCGGAGATCTCCTCTTGATTTTCCAATT GAATGGGAAAGGCCTAGACCTGGACGAAGACCAGATATCTTTCCGCAGTTCAGCCCGATGAAAACCCCTTTGCCTCCACCATTGCCAGCAGATCCTccagaagaagatgaggaagacgaagaaaagaaggaggaagaagaaggtgaagaaggtgaagaaaatGGGGAGGAAGAACCTGAAAAGCAATCAAGGATGCAGCATTTTATGAAGGAATGGTGGCCTTGA